In the genome of Calditrichota bacterium, the window GAATTCCATCGACGATGGTGTAAACCTTTTTGTAGGGCAGGGGATTGGCTCGCCGCCACTGGGCGTGAAAATAACCGACATCATCCGGAATTTTTGTCAGTGTGTAATCAATTTGGTAAAAAAAGCCGTCGATTTCCGCGTCGCTCAAATTTTCTACTGTAATGTGCGCTTTTTTTCTAAAGGGCATTTCCCAGTAAGAATTGAAACCGCCGCGCGGATTGACAGTCACTGGCAACGAATTGATCAGGCAGGGCATGCACCAGCCATTGCAGAAAAAGTCGCCGATGGGAACTTCCACCGAAGGATTAGGCTCATCGTCCCAGTAGAAACGAAGAATCAATCTGCGCCATTCTTTCTCGTTCACCGTCATCCAGATGTGTTGAATAGCGCCGGGTCCATGAATTTCCGCTAATGTAAATGTCTGGTGCGATTTCAACGTGACGCACGGCGAAATTTTCCATCCCTGACCCAAATCGCGGGCAAAAACTTCTGTAGCGCCGTTCGTTGCCATGCCGCCTTTGCCTTTTTCGCCGGTGAAATTCTCCGCACTGATG includes:
- a CDS encoding DUF2961 domain-containing protein, producing MTEFNGLHLHLGNLSRLSNAKTRSISAENFTGEKGKGGMATNGATEVFARDLGQGWKISPCVTLKSHQTFTLAEIHGPGAIQHIWMTVNEKEWRRLILRFYWDDEPNPSVEVPIGDFFCNGWCMPCLINSLPVTVNPRGGFNSYWEMPFRKKAHITVENLSDAEIDGFFYQIDYTLTKIPDDVGYFHAQWRRANPLPYKKVYTIVDGILGHGHYVGSYLAWGVNQNGWWGEGEIKFFMDGDKDFPTICGTGTEDYFGGAWGFNFPKNNYGEYSTAYSGMPQVIRPDGFTEANQRFGLYRWHIMDPVRFEKELRVTIQDLGWRTAMGKEPARFLPRQDDIASVGFWYQREPHRKFPQLPGRDFLEII